One Lampris incognitus isolate fLamInc1 chromosome 18, fLamInc1.hap2, whole genome shotgun sequence genomic region harbors:
- the anp32e gene encoding acidic leucine-rich nuclear phosphoprotein 32 family member E isoform X2, translating into MEMKKRISLELRNRSPAEVAELVVDNCRSSDGEVEGLTDEFKELEFLSMVNVGLTSLAKLPSLPKLRKLELSDNNISGALETLSDKCPNLSYLNLSGNKIKELSSVEALQNLKSLRSLDLFNCEITTLEDYRESVFELLPQVTYLDGFDQEDNEAPDSEADDEDDEEDGEDGAGPTGDYDEEEEDDEEEEGSEGGEDEEEEDDYAEEEEEEEQAGVRGEKRKRDAEDEGEDDDDDDDD; encoded by the exons ATGGAGATGAAGAAGCGGATCAGTCTGGAGCTGAGGAACAGGAGCCCGGCCGAG gTTGCAGAGTTGGTGGTGGATAACTGTCGATCCAGCGATGGAGAGGTCGAGGGACTAACGGATGAATTTAAAGAGCTGGAGTTTCTCAGTATGGTCAATGTGGGTCTCACCTCACTGGCTAAACTGCCCTCACTTCCCAAGCTAcgcaag TTGGAGTTGAGTGACAACAACATCTCCGGAGCTCTGGAGACTCTGTCAGATAAATGTCCCAACCTGAGCTACCTCAACCTAAGCGGGAACAAGATCAAAGAGCTGAGCAGTGTGGAGGCGCTg CAAAACCTGAAGAGCCTGCGGAGTCTGGACCTGTTCAACTGTGAGATCACCACACTGGAGGACTACCGAGAGAGTGTGTTTGAACTCCTCCCTCAGGTGACTTACCTGGATGGTTTCGACCAGGAAGACAATGAGGCTCCCGACTCGGAGGCTGACGATGAAG ACGACGAAGAGGATGGTGAGGATGGGGCCGGTCCCACGGGAGACTAcgacgaggaggaagaggatgatgaggaggaggagggatcaGAGGGAGGAGAG gatgaggaagaggaggacgactatgcagaggaggaggaggaag AGGAGCAGGCGGGAGTACGGGgtgagaagaggaagagggacgCGGAGGACGAAGGGgaggacgacgacgacgacgacgacgactag
- the anp32e gene encoding acidic leucine-rich nuclear phosphoprotein 32 family member E isoform X3 has protein sequence MEMKKRISLELRNRSPAEVAELVVDNCRSSDGEVEGLTDEFKELEFLSMVNVGLTSLAKLPSLPKLRKLELSDNNISGALETLSDKCPNLSYLNLSGNKIKELSSVEALQNLKSLRSLDLFNCEITTLEDYRESVFELLPQVTYLDGFDQEDNEAPDSEADDEAR, from the exons ATGGAGATGAAGAAGCGGATCAGTCTGGAGCTGAGGAACAGGAGCCCGGCCGAG gTTGCAGAGTTGGTGGTGGATAACTGTCGATCCAGCGATGGAGAGGTCGAGGGACTAACGGATGAATTTAAAGAGCTGGAGTTTCTCAGTATGGTCAATGTGGGTCTCACCTCACTGGCTAAACTGCCCTCACTTCCCAAGCTAcgcaag TTGGAGTTGAGTGACAACAACATCTCCGGAGCTCTGGAGACTCTGTCAGATAAATGTCCCAACCTGAGCTACCTCAACCTAAGCGGGAACAAGATCAAAGAGCTGAGCAGTGTGGAGGCGCTg CAAAACCTGAAGAGCCTGCGGAGTCTGGACCTGTTCAACTGTGAGATCACCACACTGGAGGACTACCGAGAGAGTGTGTTTGAACTCCTCCCTCAGGTGACTTACCTGGATGGTTTCGACCAGGAAGACAATGAGGCTCCCGACTCGGAGGCTGACGATGAAG CCCGTTGA
- the anp32e gene encoding acidic leucine-rich nuclear phosphoprotein 32 family member E isoform X1 has product MEMKKRISLELRNRSPAEVAELVVDNCRSSDGEVEGLTDEFKELEFLSMVNVGLTSLAKLPSLPKLRKLELSDNNISGALETLSDKCPNLSYLNLSGNKIKELSSVEALQNLKSLRSLDLFNCEITTLEDYRESVFELLPQVTYLDGFDQEDNEAPDSEADDEDDEEDGEDGAGPTGDYDEEEEDDEEEEGSEGGEVGLSFLMKQGAQDEEEEDDYAEEEEEEEQAGVRGEKRKRDAEDEGEDDDDDDDD; this is encoded by the exons ATGGAGATGAAGAAGCGGATCAGTCTGGAGCTGAGGAACAGGAGCCCGGCCGAG gTTGCAGAGTTGGTGGTGGATAACTGTCGATCCAGCGATGGAGAGGTCGAGGGACTAACGGATGAATTTAAAGAGCTGGAGTTTCTCAGTATGGTCAATGTGGGTCTCACCTCACTGGCTAAACTGCCCTCACTTCCCAAGCTAcgcaag TTGGAGTTGAGTGACAACAACATCTCCGGAGCTCTGGAGACTCTGTCAGATAAATGTCCCAACCTGAGCTACCTCAACCTAAGCGGGAACAAGATCAAAGAGCTGAGCAGTGTGGAGGCGCTg CAAAACCTGAAGAGCCTGCGGAGTCTGGACCTGTTCAACTGTGAGATCACCACACTGGAGGACTACCGAGAGAGTGTGTTTGAACTCCTCCCTCAGGTGACTTACCTGGATGGTTTCGACCAGGAAGACAATGAGGCTCCCGACTCGGAGGCTGACGATGAAG ACGACGAAGAGGATGGTGAGGATGGGGCCGGTCCCACGGGAGACTAcgacgaggaggaagaggatgatgaggaggaggagggatcaGAGGGAGGAGAGGTGGGCCTGTCCTTTCTGATGAAGCAGGGCGCTCAG gatgaggaagaggaggacgactatgcagaggaggaggaggaag AGGAGCAGGCGGGAGTACGGGgtgagaagaggaagagggacgCGGAGGACGAAGGGgaggacgacgacgacgacgacgacgactag